Proteins encoded together in one Eubalaena glacialis isolate mEubGla1 chromosome 7, mEubGla1.1.hap2.+ XY, whole genome shotgun sequence window:
- the LOC133095558 gene encoding protein jagunal homolog 1 isoform X13, translated as MASRAGPRAAGTDGSDFQHRERVATHYQMSVTLKYEIKKLIYVHLVIWLLLVAKMSVGHLRLLSHDQVAMPYQWEYPYLLSIVPSLLGLLSFPRNNISYLVLSMISMGLFSIAPLIYGSMEMFPAAQQLYRHGKAYRFLFGFSAVSVMYLVLVLVVQVHAWQLYYSKKLLDSWFTSTQEKKRK; from the exons atGGCGTCTCGGGCAGGCCCGCGAGCGGCTGGCACCGACGGCAGCGACTTTCAGCACCGGGAACGCGTCGCCACGCACTACCAGATGAG TGTGACCCTCAAGTATGAAATCAAGAAGCTGATCTACGTGCATCTGGTCATATGGCTGCTGCTGGTTGCCAAGATGAGCGTGGGGCACCTGAGGCTCTTGTCGCATGATCAGGTGGCCATGCCCTATCAGTGGGAGTACCCCTATTTGCTGAGCATTGTgccctccctcttgggcctcctctccttcccccgcAACAACATTAGCTACCTGGTGCTCTCCATGATCAGCATGGGGCTCTTTTCCATCGCTCCCCTCATATATGGCAGCATGGAGATGTTCCCTGCTGCACAGCAGCTCTACCGCCATGGCAAGGCCTACCGCTTCCTCTTTGGTTTTTCTGCCGTCTCCGTCATGTATCTGGTGTTGGTGCTGGTGGTCCAAGTGCATGCCTGGCAGTTATACTACAGCAAGAAGCTCCTAGACTCTTGGTTCACCAGCACACAGGAGAAGAAGCGTAAATGA